The Candidatus Celerinatantimonas neptuna DNA segment GATGCCAGGGTTTCGCCCGGGAAAAGTCCCAGCTTCAGTAATTCAAAAACGCTATGGCAACGCCATTGTGGCCGATGTGAAAGAAAAAGCAATGCAACGTCATTTCTATGAAGCTGTACTTCAGGAAAAATTGTCGCCTGCTGGTGCTCCTGCATTGGAAGTCGGGGAAGAAAAGGATGGCCAATTTTGTTTCACAGCAACTTTTGAAGTATTTCCAGAAGTTAAATTGAATGATTTTTCTGAATTAGCCATTGAAAAAGTTTTAGCTGAAGTTGCTGATAGTGATATTGACAATATGATCGAAACACTGCGTAAGCAACGGGTCAACTGGAAAGAGAGTGATAAAGCTCTTGATGATGGCGATCAGGCAACACTTGATTTCTTAGGTAAAATCGATGGTGAAGCGTTTGAAGGCGGTAATGCTGAAGGCTTTTCTATTGAAATTGGCTCGGGCCGTATGATCCCTGGCTTTGAAGATGGTCTGAAAAATCATAAAGCAGGGGAAGAGTTCACCATTGAAGTCACTTTCCCTGAAGATTATCATGCAGAAGAGCTCAAAGGTAAGAAAGCTGAATTTGAAATCAAACTGTCTAAAGTTGAAGAAGCTGAGCTTCCTGAAGTGGATAGCGACTTTATTAAACAGTTTGGTATTGAAACTGGAGAACTGGCAGGACTTAAAGCCGAGCTTCAGAAAAATATGGAACGTGAACTGAAACAGAAATTAAAAGCTGATACTAAAGATCAGGTTTTAACTAAACTGTTAGAAGCAAATGAGATTGACGTTCCTAAAGCTTTGATCGATAGTGAAATCGATGTATTGCGTAAACAGGCAATGCAGCGTTTTGGTAACAACGGTAACCAGAACAATTTACCACAGCTTCCTGATGAACTGTTTAGTGAACAGGCTGAGCGTCGTGTTAAAGTGGGTTTGCTGTTGGGTGAAGTGATTAAAGTTAATGAACTGACAGCCGATGATGATAAGTTGAAAGCACATTTGGAAGATATTGCATCAGCTTATGAAGAACCGGAAGAAGTCATTAAGTATTATAATGGTAACAAGGAACTGAAAGAGAACCTTGAGAATGTTGTTCTAGAAGAACAAGCCATTGATTTGATTCTTGGTCAAGCTAAAGTTTCTGAATCAGCTCAGAGCTTTG contains these protein-coding regions:
- the tig gene encoding Trigger factor; the encoded protein is MQVSLETTEGLERRLSIAVEAEAIEKEVKEAIRDIAKRERMPGFRPGKVPASVIQKRYGNAIVADVKEKAMQRHFYEAVLQEKLSPAGAPALEVGEEKDGQFCFTATFEVFPEVKLNDFSELAIEKVLAEVADSDIDNMIETLRKQRVNWKESDKALDDGDQATLDFLGKIDGEAFEGGNAEGFSIEIGSGRMIPGFEDGLKNHKAGEEFTIEVTFPEDYHAEELKGKKAEFEIKLSKVEEAELPEVDSDFIKQFGIETGELAGLKAELQKNMERELKQKLKADTKDQVLTKLLEANEIDVPKALIDSEIDVLRKQAMQRFGNNGNQNNLPQLPDELFSEQAERRVKVGLLLGEVIKVNELTADDDKLKAHLEDIASAYEEPEEVIKYYNGNKELKENLENVVLEEQAIDLILGQAKVSESAQSFDEIMNK